Sequence from the Moorena producens PAL-8-15-08-1 genome:
ATTTTCTCAACGATATAGACATAGTCTTTGCCCTCCCTCTGAGCAGCTCGAACCAGAGGAAGCTTCGAGAGCTTAACTCCAAAGTTCTTACTTTGCCAGCCCTTCTTGGGGTTTACCAGAACCTTGATATTGATTCCCCAATACCAATCGGAGTCTCTGGTGCGATCGCCTTCCACCAGGGGATAGGTGCGGATAACACCATCTTTCCCCCTGCGGTTAGCGGTGAACTTGTATAAGGTACCGTGCTGCTTAGAAGCATCTGGGAGGCGGCAGCATAAGCGGTCTTCTATAGTCAGTCCAAGCAGCTTTACCTGCTTAAACGGAATTCTGCTGTACTGGTTTCCGTACCACCACTTAACGTCTAAACGAAGGGTATTTCCTGGAACAGCTCGGATTACTGTCCCTATACGCCCATCCTTGGAAGCAACCAATTGACCAATGGCATGTTCATGACAGTAGTCAACAATAGAGAGTTGCTTATGCTCCTCGATGGACAAATTTTTTAGAGAAAAAGCTGTAGCACTATAGTCATCCCCAGGATTTTTTAGAGAAATATCGGTAGCACTATAGTCATCCCCAGGATTTTTTAGAGAAATATCGGTAGCGCTATACCCAGTCCCTTCTTTGCTGCCAGACCCATTTTGCCGCAGAGAGGGCGAGAGCTGCTTGTGGGACTGATACTGTCTGGCCGATAAGTCTTCTAGCTTCTCTTCTTCCTTTTTGCTTGTAGGGGGCGTGGAGACAAACATCTCCGGTTCCAGGTAATCCGGTGGGAAGCCGTGTAACAATAGCATCGCCTGCACGCTCAATTGTGAGCCACTCGGCAGAATGCCTGAAGCTTTCCACCAGCGCTCGCACTTGGTGCTGCCAGCGTCCCTGCCTGATTTTCCACGTCCTGTCAGGAGCGTAGGACAGAGAAAAGACTCGGACTCTGCGATAGCTGCCGCCGATCTGGTGGCAGCCAAGGATGATCGGATCCAAGACTTCGTATCCAATCTTTGATACTTTTTCAACCCATGTGTCGTAGCCCCGGTAGAGGAATCCTTCGGGTTGTTCCAGTAAAAACATGGAAGGCTGCCCTTCCACAACACATCTGATGAATTCTGTGTACAGGGAAGACTCGGGATGGTCAAGCCCAGTTTTGTCGCCAGCGGAGGATGTACCAGTGCAGGGGAACCCCCCAACCATGAAATCATACTCATCCGGCTTGGGGTGGAAACTCCTGATATCCCCGAAAAGCTCATGACAAAAGTTCCGTTCAAGGACCTTGATGGCAAAAGGGTCGTTTTCCACGGATCCTTCCCACAAGAATCCCCCAATTTGCTGGGCAGCATAGGGGAATCCCCCAATGCCTTCAAACAAACCGATGGTTCTGATAATTCTGATGGATTCACTGAGTCCATACATTGGTCTTGATGGTATTGCGTACGCGAGCCTCCTCGCTTTAATTCTTCCCCAGTGCTAGGGCGGGCTTCACATGGACTCAGATCAGAATCATGCTTGACCTCATACTGCTTGAGATCAAAAAGTTCATATTGCTTATATCGCTTTCGCTTTTTACTAATTCCATACATTGATTTTGGTGGTATTGCGTACGCAACCTTCTAATTCTTCCCTAGTGATAGTTAGACGAAATCAAACCGATTAATGACTTGTCTGATTTCCACAGGAGCATTAACCCAAACTTCATCCCTGATTTCGTTCCACCACGAGGAATGAACATAGGATTTGACCAAGCCTTTTAATAACTCTGGGGCGGCTTTTACTAGCCTCTCTAGTTTCGAGATTACTTCTGTTACTACGGCTCTCGGTTTGTCTTCCGTAATAGTGTCTAGATGGGATGTATCTTTTTGATCTTTACCAGACGTGGACACATTTTTGTGATCCACAGCCAGTTGCTGCTTTTCTTCATCTTTCTGGTACCAGTAAGCGAATAGGCTTTGCCGTTCACCCCAGTCACGAAGTCTGTAAATCCAGTGCCTGACGCCTCGTCTGGTTTCCCTCCCAATCCGATCTAAACTTAGACCTAGATTGCTTAGTAATTTCTTGAGTATTTGTATGGGAGTGTCTGTTACTTTGAAATGGCCAAGACCGATTGCATTTAACTGCCGCCTAATTATGGGAGTTTGAATTTTTCGGTGAAGTTCGATTAGATCAGCATCAGAGTTTTTCAACTCTCGATTAGACTGAACCAACTCTTTGATACCGAGAATCTCAAACGCCTTAATCTTTAATCCTTTTTGAGAGCGGTTGAAATCTGGAGGAAATAGCCCCCCTTGTTCTATTTGGGACTGGGCGCTTTCTTTACTCTTCTTGACAACGTAAGAACGTCCTAAAGTTAGATCATAAAGAAGTCTAAATCTGGAGAAATGCCCTTTGTCGTCCAGTTCTAGTAATTCAGGAGTAACGTCCCCCCAACGCTTAAGCATCTCCCAGTTTCTTTCTTGGTGCCTTTCTTCTTTGGTTTTGGCTTGTTTGTCTTTGCAAGCTAGATACTGTGATTCATTAATAAATGACTGAACGTTGGAAATGGCTTCCCTTGAGGCTAAGTAGCTTCTATCTCTACAGTCTTTGAGGGATTCTCTGATTACTTGGTCACTATCGTCGCTTGGTTCAACTGAAATTATCTTATGTCCCTCTGCTTCTATCTCTGCAAAAATTTGTTCATCATATTCAATTAATCCGGCATTGTGTCTTGTCGCCATCTTTGACCAACATCTCAACGCCTCAGGTTGAAAGTTATCTAACTCGTCAATGTCAGAGACTGACTTAAGTTCGGGTAAGT
This genomic interval carries:
- a CDS encoding DNA cytosine methyltransferase; the protein is MYGLSESIRIIRTIGLFEGIGGFPYAAQQIGGFLWEGSVENDPFAIKVLERNFCHELFGDIRSFHPKPDEYDFMVGGFPCTGTSSAGDKTGLDHPESSLYTEFIRCVVEGQPSMFLLEQPEGFLYRGYDTWVEKVSKIGYEVLDPIILGCHQIGGSYRRVRVFSLSYAPDRTWKIRQGRWQHQVRALVESFRHSAEWLTIERAGDAIVTRLPTGLPGTGDVCLHAPYKQKGRREARRLIGQTVSVPQAALALSAAKWVWQQRRDWV